The sequence TCATCTTGCGAGGCACGTACCTGCCAGGGTTGCTCACTGCGCTCGAGGGCGATGCGCAAGTGGCGAGCAGCACGGACAATACTGCTATCGCGCAATTTCACCTGGCTTTCCAGCAGCGTCCACAGCAGGGTAAATACCTGTGCTTTGTCCGCAGGTGGAGCGCTGTGCACGGCAGTCGCGGTGGCAGCGTTGAGAAAGTGCTCGGGCGACTCCCATGCCCGGCTTTTTTTGCCGCGGTCCATGTCTTCTATATCAACCCCAATGGGGTACGATGCGATACCCACTGCCACCGCACCGCGACAGTGTGAAATGCTGAACTGCAGGTTGGGCGCGGTTGGCAGGAAAGGTTTGCCGTTTTCCGTGTATGCGAAATTTACCTGTCTAAGGCTAACGCCAAGCTGGTCGGCGAGTAAGCGCTTACACATAAACCGTGCCTGAAGAAAGCGCACAGCGGCAGGTTCGCGCATGCGGTTTGCCCTCGCGCACTCGTCGGGGTCGAGAAAATCCGCGTACGAATCCACAGAAAACGACGTGAAATCCGCCGCATTACAAATGTGCAACTGGAGCATGGTAAGGTTGAGTGGTGGTATTCGTTGGGATTATGCCTCGACGTCATCGGTATCCACAACGCAGCGGTTGCGACCATCGGCTTTGGCCTGGTAGAGCGCCTTGTCTGCCCGTTGAAACGCCGTTTCGATGGTATCCTCGCTGCGGAAAGCCGAGATACCAAACGACAGGGTTATTTTGACCGGGTCGTCGCCGAAGCGAAAGGCGGCCTTGGCCACCGCAGCGCGAATTTTGTCGAGCACCGAGCGACTCTGGTTTGCACTGGTTTCCGGCAGCAAAATCACGAACTCCTCGCCTCCGTAGCGTGCGACAAAATCCACTTTGCGCAGGCGCGTGGAAATCAAGCGAGCGATCAGCTTTAACACCCTGTCGCCAGTCTGGTGGCCGAAATTGTCGTTAATCTTTTTGAAGTGGTCGATATCGCACACGGCAATGCCCAGCGGCCGGCTGTAGCGAGTGAAGCGGCGATACTCCTGGTACACCCGTTCGTTGTATGCCTCCCGGTTGGGCAGGCCAGTGAGGCTGTCGTGGGTTGCCCGGTAGCGTTCTTCTTCGAGCAGTTCCTTGGTCTTACTGGATTCGTTTTCAATCGACTCCACCTTCGCCAGCAGTGCCTGCAACTGGTCGCTGAGGTTGGCGTTCTCCGCCCGCAGGTGTCCACTATGGAATTCGGCCAGCGCTTTGTGGATAACGTCAAGATGGTTAGTAACCGCTTGCTTCAGACTCTGAATCTCGGTACTGGCGGCCAGTGAAGCATGAATCTTCTCTACTTCGTCACCGACTTTTTTACTCAGGGTCTGTGCCGCCTGCTGGACTTGGCTCTCTTGCTCCAATGCGATACCCAGCACATCAGAAATACTGCGCAGTTCGGCGTTCACCTGCAGCAGGTATTGGCTGAATTCCCGATCGACGTCCAGGTAGCGCTGCATCAGAATATCGCGCAGATCGTCCAGAGTGACCGCAAGGGCAAACCAATCGAGCCCTCGCTGTATCCGGGCGCGAACGATATCCACCTTGTGGCGCACGATATCGTTTGGCTCGATAGACTCCACCAGGTTGCGCAGGGTGCGACAAATACGCTCTGCAACCTTGTCGAAATCGTCCTCTGCCAGCAGATGATTGGCTGGCTTCAAGGGCGCGGGGACAGTGTTGAGATCAGTGCCGCCAGCGGGCGCGAGCTGCAAGTTCTCGTCGGTGAGATCGGCGCTGACGGGCTTGCGTTGCAGCTCCGGAGTTGCCACCGATTCAGCGCGAGACTGCACGGTACGCCCGCCTTTGAGGCGCTGCCAGAAACTTGTCCGGGGATTCATCGCCGCTTCCAGCGCCGCTTGCTGGAGAAGTGTCACTTCGCCGAGAACAAGCGGATAACTGCGGTAATTGTGGAGCGACTGCTCCATCGCCCTTGCCGCCGATTGTACCTTGCGTGCGAGGTCATCGGGCAGTTGCAGCACCAACAGGCCCTCGAGCATTGCGCGCATTTTACCGGCGGCGGTACTGTGTTCGCTGTCGCGCAGGCGTTCGAACTGGATTACCGCCTTTTGCACCCGTTCAAACTGATCGACAACCTGATGGCCACTGGCGCCGCGCATGCGATCTTTCAGCAGCAGTAGTTCGGCATCAAGGGTTTTGTCTAAACCCTGTGCAGCCGCTGCCAGGTGATTTAACGCCTTGCGCAACATTTCCAATTGAAACTGAAATTGCTTTTCTTGCTGTTCCTGGTCTGCCAGCGCCTGGAGGTACTTTTCTTTGTAACTACCACCCGCTGTTTCCACCATGCCCGGCCCCTTTTACTGGCGTTTCAAATAGGGCAAGTATAGACCTGCGCAGGCAGGGCGCGCAGCTGCAGCGCAGACGGGTTGGGGTTAAGTGGCGGGCAACAGCTTGTGGTCTTCGCTAAAGCGCCAGTGGGGTTCAAAGTCTATTTCAAATAAGTGTCCATCCGGGCAGGTGAAAAAGCCATTAACGCCCCAGGGGGTGCGGGTTACGGGCTTTACGATTGTCGCGCCTGCAGACTTTGCGCGCGCCAGGCATTCGGCAACCGCATCCGGTGTATCTACCAAATAGGCGAAGGCCGCGCCCCGATAG comes from Teredinibacter turnerae and encodes:
- a CDS encoding 4'-phosphopantetheinyl transferase family protein; the encoded protein is MLQLHICNAADFTSFSVDSYADFLDPDECARANRMREPAAVRFLQARFMCKRLLADQLGVSLRQVNFAYTENGKPFLPTAPNLQFSISHCRGAVAVGIASYPIGVDIEDMDRGKKSRAWESPEHFLNAATATAVHSAPPADKAQVFTLLWTLLESQVKLRDSSIVRAARHLRIALERSEQPWQVRASQDEHGTGVAWRSWSQGGQVVSVAMDSASATNHEGAAEVEIYRWPECRQIALAMLARG
- a CDS encoding GGDEF domain-containing protein; this translates as MVETAGGSYKEKYLQALADQEQQEKQFQFQLEMLRKALNHLAAAAQGLDKTLDAELLLLKDRMRGASGHQVVDQFERVQKAVIQFERLRDSEHSTAAGKMRAMLEGLLVLQLPDDLARKVQSAARAMEQSLHNYRSYPLVLGEVTLLQQAALEAAMNPRTSFWQRLKGGRTVQSRAESVATPELQRKPVSADLTDENLQLAPAGGTDLNTVPAPLKPANHLLAEDDFDKVAERICRTLRNLVESIEPNDIVRHKVDIVRARIQRGLDWFALAVTLDDLRDILMQRYLDVDREFSQYLLQVNAELRSISDVLGIALEQESQVQQAAQTLSKKVGDEVEKIHASLAASTEIQSLKQAVTNHLDVIHKALAEFHSGHLRAENANLSDQLQALLAKVESIENESSKTKELLEEERYRATHDSLTGLPNREAYNERVYQEYRRFTRYSRPLGIAVCDIDHFKKINDNFGHQTGDRVLKLIARLISTRLRKVDFVARYGGEEFVILLPETSANQSRSVLDKIRAAVAKAAFRFGDDPVKITLSFGISAFRSEDTIETAFQRADKALYQAKADGRNRCVVDTDDVEA